Proteins from one Nitrobacteraceae bacterium AZCC 2146 genomic window:
- a CDS encoding formate dehydrogenase major subunit (product_source=KO:K00123; cath_funfam=2.20.25.90; cog=COG0243; ko=KO:K00123; pfam=PF00384,PF04879,PF10518; superfamily=53706; transmembrane_helix_parts=Inside_1_12,TMhelix_13_35,Outside_36_199) yields MNMELSRRQFMKSAGGGLAGTTLGALGFGGIEAALAASIRPFKLTGVTETRNTCTYCAVGCGIIIYSKGSLAKGERADIIHVEGDADHPTNRGTLCPKGAALLDMVQAETRLKYPMLRKPGSDKFEQVSWDVALDRIARLMKDDRDKNFVARNSDGVTVNRWLTTGFLAASATTNETAWSTYKVVRSAGMLVFDNQARV; encoded by the coding sequence ATGAACATGGAACTCTCGCGACGTCAATTTATGAAAAGCGCCGGTGGGGGGCTTGCGGGCACCACACTCGGAGCTCTCGGGTTCGGCGGGATCGAAGCGGCCCTTGCGGCGTCGATCCGTCCTTTCAAGCTGACCGGCGTTACGGAAACCCGCAACACCTGCACTTACTGCGCCGTTGGTTGCGGCATCATCATCTACTCCAAGGGCAGCCTTGCGAAGGGTGAACGGGCCGATATCATCCACGTCGAAGGTGATGCCGATCACCCGACCAACCGGGGCACGCTCTGCCCGAAGGGTGCTGCGCTGCTCGACATGGTGCAGGCGGAGACTCGCCTGAAGTATCCGATGCTTCGCAAGCCTGGATCGGACAAGTTCGAACAGGTCTCCTGGGACGTGGCGCTCGATCGCATCGCGCGGTTGATGAAAGATGATCGAGACAAGAACTTCGTCGCCAGAAATAGCGACGGCGTTACGGTCAATCGGTGGCTGACCACCGGGTTCCTCGCCGCCTCGGCAACGACCAACGAAACAGCGTGGTCGACCTACAAGGTTGTTCGCAGCGCAGGGATGCTGGTATTCGATAATCAGGCGCGCGTTTGA